One Vallitalea pronyensis genomic region harbors:
- a CDS encoding sensor histidine kinase — protein MNKLVLSYVVLILFPILFILNYTSRLNREIIIADSINEKLALTNNLSNTLNNHIAHIEGISNQVAYNSQMLHFLSTPFEMNQEELNNYTNAILPFMSNLRGLNKYAIDSISIYSTNETIPETWNYFLHASNITDFAWYGAFIESSEKEKWLIGDNLGSLGINVHERHTEYMAYIKKLFDTDGAYLGLLIIQITEKSFVDNILLWVKDEENIFLINKKERELVNAKSFDEDFGIDTFFRILESGREYRYDHDTIITFKELSNIDLILFYKSSIDQANEAFKHTMKIMRSIIIVSSILLILVIYYIVKKTVGDMNSIARTMIRAASGDLSASVETTRMDEVGQIGESYNVLISRINTLIDKVVEKEMAQKNAQLNALQYQINPHFIYNTLDIFRMKLEISGEVETGNAIATFGKLLRYNLKGRDQYTTLIEEINQVENYMDIQKFRLGDNIKWHCDIPSELANQKVVKLILQPIVENSIIHGYRGYGTCLTISIYIKRYDDRYDIYIEDDGNGIDPDKLQYINHEFKISKYDRMRDKIIDRGIGLTNVNLRIKIFYGNAYYIKVESQKGKGTKVIIPIQLEGELDV, from the coding sequence ATGAATAAGCTGGTATTATCCTACGTTGTGCTTATTCTTTTTCCCATTCTTTTCATACTAAATTATACAAGTCGACTGAATCGAGAAATCATTATTGCAGATAGCATTAATGAAAAATTAGCCCTTACCAATAATCTGTCCAATACATTGAATAACCATATCGCCCATATTGAAGGCATTAGCAATCAAGTGGCATACAATAGTCAAATGCTTCATTTTTTAAGTACACCTTTTGAAATGAATCAAGAAGAACTCAACAATTATACCAATGCGATTCTGCCTTTTATGAGTAATTTAAGAGGTTTAAATAAGTACGCCATCGATAGTATCAGTATCTATTCAACCAATGAAACCATACCAGAGACTTGGAACTATTTTCTGCATGCTTCCAACATTACAGATTTTGCCTGGTATGGTGCCTTTATTGAAAGCAGTGAAAAGGAGAAGTGGCTGATTGGTGATAACCTGGGTTCTCTAGGCATTAATGTCCATGAGCGACATACGGAATACATGGCCTACATAAAAAAACTATTTGATACGGATGGGGCTTATCTCGGTTTATTGATTATTCAAATCACCGAAAAAAGTTTTGTGGATAACATCCTCTTATGGGTGAAGGATGAAGAGAATATCTTTCTCATTAATAAGAAGGAAAGAGAATTGGTCAATGCAAAGTCATTTGATGAAGATTTCGGTATTGATACTTTTTTTCGTATACTAGAATCTGGAAGAGAATATAGGTATGATCATGATACAATTATTACTTTTAAAGAACTCTCCAACATCGATTTAATCTTGTTTTATAAGTCATCCATTGATCAAGCCAATGAAGCCTTCAAGCATACCATGAAAATCATGCGGAGTATTATCATTGTCAGCAGTATTCTGCTCATATTGGTTATTTATTATATTGTAAAAAAGACTGTTGGTGATATGAACAGCATTGCAAGAACCATGATAAGAGCAGCAAGTGGTGATCTATCGGCTAGTGTAGAAACCACAAGAATGGATGAGGTGGGACAAATTGGAGAAAGCTATAATGTGCTCATTAGTCGTATCAATACCCTCATTGATAAAGTAGTGGAAAAAGAGATGGCTCAAAAAAATGCTCAGCTCAATGCTTTGCAGTATCAAATCAATCCACATTTCATCTATAATACCCTTGATATCTTTCGTATGAAATTAGAAATATCAGGTGAAGTTGAAACGGGTAATGCCATTGCAACCTTCGGTAAGCTTCTTCGATATAACCTGAAGGGAAGAGATCAATACACCACCCTTATTGAAGAAATCAACCAAGTAGAAAACTACATGGACATTCAAAAATTTCGTTTAGGTGATAATATAAAATGGCATTGTGACATTCCAAGTGAGTTGGCTAATCAAAAAGTCGTGAAGTTAATCCTTCAGCCCATTGTTGAGAACAGCATCATTCATGGTTATCGGGGATATGGCACTTGCTTGACCATAAGCATTTACATTAAAAGGTATGACGACCGTTATGACATCTACATTGAAGACGATGGTAACGGCATTGACCCAGATAAACTGCAATATATTAATCATGAATTTAAAATATCCAAATATGATCGCATGCGGGATAAGATTATTGATCGGGGCATAGGCTTAACCAATGTGAACCTACGTATCAAAATATTTTATGGAAACGCCTATTACATAAAGGTGGAAAGCCAGAAAGGGAAAGGTACCAAGGTGATTATACCAATACAATTAGAGGGGGAATTGGATGTATAA